Sequence from the Bremerella volcania genome:
AACGTGCGGCACGTGTCATTCGCGCCGCCAGGTGATCTGCCCCGACTATCAGCGCGGCGACAACTACTACGACCAGTACAGCAACGAGCTGATTTCCGAGCACACCTACTACTGCGACGGTCAGATCATGGACGAGGACTACGTCTATGGTTCGTTCCTGCAAAGCAAGATGTTCCACAAAGGGATCCGCTGCACCGACTGCCACGATCCTCACTCGACCAAGATCAAGTTTGAAGGGAACCTGCTCTGCACGTCATGCCACCAGCATCCCGCAGGCAAGTACGACACGCCAGCTCACCACTTCCACAAGACTGGCTCAACCGGGGCTTCCTGTGTCGAGTGCCACATGCCGGAAACGACCTACATGGAAGTTGATCCGCGGCGCGACCATAGCATCCGTATTCCCCGCCCTGATCTTTCGGTCAACTTAGGGACACCCAACGCATGCACCAAGTGCCATCTCGACAAGGCTGAGCTTCCCACCGAAGAGCATCCCGAGGCGAAACGTTACGACCAATGGATGGCCTTGGCCCGCGGCGGCGATGAAAAGGTTCGCGAGGCGCTAGCCAAAGTCGACAAGTGGGCACTGGATGCGGTCGACCAGTGGTATCGCGAATCCTCGAAGATTCCCAAGGGAGAGCACTTCGCGTACAAACTGAGTAAGGCTTGGGACAACCATCCCAATGCCGGCAAAGACTTGATCGAGTTGGTTCGCGACACGCAGCAGCCAGGCATCGTCCGGGCCAGCGGCATGATGTATCTGGCCAATTACTTGAACGAGGATGGTGTGCGGACCGCACTGCGGTACCTATCCGACGACGACCCCCAGGTGCGTATCGCCGCGATTGAAACATTACGTGACCTGCCGGCCGTGGCCCCGGACGTTCAGGGCCAGGTGCTGGATGCCCTGCTCACGCGTTTGACCGATGAAGATCGCGCCGTGCGGACGGAAGCGGCCTGGTCGCTGGCCAATCAAGATGCTGAAGCACTGCGTCTGCGTGGCAAGAGCGAGGCTTTCCAAAAGGCATTGAACGAAGCGATCGTCCAACTCGAACGCGATAGTGATCAGCCGTCAGCGCATCTCTCTTTGGGTGTGCTCTACGAACGCATGGGAGACGTCGCCAAGGCAGAAAAAGCGTACCGCACCGCCATTCGCATCGGACCGAACTTCACCGGACCGCGTTCCAATCTGATCAGCTTGTTGCAACAGCGACAAGACATGGAAGAGCAGCGGATGCGGCAGTTGGTCGTCCAGGGCAACCGCCCTGCGGCGGAAGAAATGACGACTGACCTCGCCAAACGAGCTGTCGAGATTGCTCGCTTCCGCCTGGAAGAACTCGACAACTTGAAACGCGACGTCAGCCAGCAGCCGGACTTCGCTCCGCTGCAGTATCAGTTCGGATCGGCCCTTTACCTGGCCGCGCGGAATACGACACCAGACAGTGCCGCCCCGTTCTACGATGAAGCATTCGACGCCTACGAAAAGGCGAAAGAGCTGGAACCGAACAGCGTGCAGTACGCCTACATGTTCGCCCTGATTTCGCAGTACCTCGAACGCTGGGACGAAGCCGATCAGGCCATCGCCGACCTGCTGGAACTCGATCCCAACAACCCGGACTTCCGCGGTTTGAAGCAGCAGATCGACGCTCGGTATTCACCGCGACAGGCACAGCAGCGGCAATAGACGTATTAAGCGGAACTAACGCGTCGCTGCACGATCTCTAAGTGATGCCGCACATGCCCCACGCAGCAGCGGCCTAGATTCCGCACGGTCCACTGATATCCGCTGGCGGTCCCTTCGCGTTCGAAGGCCTCTTCGGGCAGCGTGCGAAACAGCTCGACCGTCGCTTGCCGTACCAAGTTCAGTTCTTGTACCAGCTCTTCATACGGTCGATCGTTAAAGTTGGCCGTCAACATGTAGGCATCTTGATCGAAACCGGGCAGTGGCGTGGCGTCCCCTCGTGCAAACCTTAACGCTCGATAGGCGAATACACGTTCGGTATCGCTCAAGTGTCCGACGACCTCTTTAATGGTCCACTGATACGGGGGATGGACGATGCACGCTTGGTCTTCCGAAACCAGCTGGAATTTGGGGAGTTCCTGCTCGTGTTGAATCTGGAGTGCGATCTCGCAGTTCTGCTCAGGAGCCAGGTCCAGGTAACGCTGAAAGGGTGCAGGTTCCGTCATAATTCCCCCGAAAAGTAGAGTTACTTTGATGCCAACCAACTAAGATGCAGGACAATTTGACAGCGTACAAAGTTCACTAACGGAATTGAACTTCATGTGGTCGCCCCGATTCCTCTAAGGTGGGCATTATGGTAAATTACGCTGCTTTAACGCAAAAACGCGTCCAACCATTCACCCTACTATCCTGAAGAGTCGGCTCCTTATGAAGGCGATTGCGGTTAACCCCGGGACCCCCAACAGCGTTCATCTTCGTGATATTCCTGAACCTTCCCTCGATCAGTTCCCCAACGGAAAGGGCGTGCTGGTGAAGGTGCTTAAAGTTGGGGTCGATGCGACCGACAAAGAAATTAACGAAGCCCTCTACGGCAACGCCCCTCCAGGGGACGAATTCATGGTCATCGGTCACGAGTCGTTCGGCATCGTCGAAGCGGTCGGCGAAAACGTCACACGCTTCAAGCCAGGCGACTACGTTACCGCTACGGTTCGTCGTCCCGGTGGTTCGATCTACGATAAGATCGGCACCTACGACATGACCAGCGAGGAAACCTACTACGAACGCGGCATCAACCTGCTGCATGGTTACCTCACCGAGAAGTTTGTCGACGAAGAAGACTACATCATTCGCGTCCCGCAGGGTCTGACGCACCTGCACGTTCTGATGGAGCCGATGAGCTGCGCCGCCAAGGCCGTTCATCAAGCGTACGAAGTGCAGCGTCGCATGAAAGTCTGGAGCCCGAAGGTGGCCTGGGTGATGGGCGCCGGTCAGATTGGCTTGCTCACCACGCTTTGCCTCCGTCTTCGCGGTCTGCAGGTCAGCACGATTGCCCGTTCCCCCGGCCCGCATCTCAAGCAAGAGATCACCGAAGGGATGGAAGCCAACTACGTCAGCACCAAGACCACCGACCTGGACGAACTGGTCAAACAGACCGGCCGACCGGACGTCATCGTCGACGCCACGGGTAGCAGTATCATTGCTTTCGAGAGCATGAAGTACCTGGGCCTGAACGGTGTGTTGGTCTTCACCAGCGTTACCGGCGACAGTGACAAGCACGAACTGCCTACCTCGAAGATCAACCTGGAATGGGTGTTGGGCAATAAGCTGCTCTTGGGTAGCGTGAACGCCAACCGCGACCACTTCGAGATGGGGATCAAGGATCTGGCCCTGGGCGAAATGATGTACCCTGGCGTCGTGGAAAAGATTCTGACCAACCCGGTTAATGGCTTGGACAATTACGCCGAAATGATGCGACTGCTTGTCGAGGACAATTCGGCGCTGAAGGTTTACGTGAACGTCGCTTCCGAATAACCGCCTATTCGATCATTGAAAACAAGGCCCGTCATGAGGTCTGGGAAGTCGGCGAGCAACATAACAATTGCTCGCCTTTGCCCCCGACGATCATACGGGCCTGAGATTTGCGCATCGACATTTCGCAATTCGCCCGATCTGCTAGAATGGTAATTCTCAGGAGAATATCGAAAGAATTGCTCCTTGCCCTTCTTACTCATTCAGGATGACCCGATATGAAAAAGCCAACCAGTGGCGGCGGCTGGCAAGCGATCCGATACACCTTTCAGAAAGCGCGCGAGGCGGGCGGCTATTGGAAGTTTTGGAAAGCCATGCGGAGTAAGAACGCGTGCAAGACGTGCGCCCTGGGCATGGGCGGCCAAAAGGGAGGCATGGTCAACGAGCAAGGCTCGTTCCCGGAAGTCTGCAAAAAGTCGATGCAGGCCATGGCCGCCGACATGCAAGGTGGGATTCCCGAAGACTTCTGGAAGAATTATAGCATCCCCCAGCTGAAGAAGTTCACTCCCTATCAGATGGAGCACGCCGGTCGCCTGACGCAGCCGATGCTGTGGGAGGAAGGGCAGCAGAACTATCGTCCGATCTCTTGGGAAGATGCCCTGGGCCGCGTGATCAACAAGCTGAAGTCGCTCGCCGCCGACGAAACCTTCTGGTACTTCAGTGGCCGCAGCAGCATGGAGGCCGGCTTTCTGCTGCAGCTATTTGCGCGCCTGTATGGCACCAATAACGTCAACAATTGCAGCTACTACTGTCATCAGGCCAGTGGCGTTGGGCTGGCAAGTACCGTCGGCAGTGGCACGGCGACGATCGTACTGGAAGACGTTGAGCACGCCGACCTGGTGTTCTTGATCGGCGGCAACCCGGCCAGCAATCACCCGCGGTTGATGTCGACGCTCAAACAAGTTCGCCGCCGCGGTGGCGAGGTGATCGTCATCAATCCGGTCATTGAAACCGGCCTGGTCAACTTCCGCGTGCCGAGCGATCCGATCAGCCTGCTATTCGGTACGAAGATCGCGACGCTCTACGTTCAGCCAGACATTGGAGGCGACCTCGCCCTGCTCTACGGCATCGCCAAGCGGGTCCTGGAACTAGGTGGACAAGACCAGGAGTTCCTCGATAACCACTGCGAGAACACGGCCGAGTGGATCGACTTCCTGCAGCAGCTTCCCTGGGAAGAAATCGAAGCGAAGTCCGGCGTGGGCAAGCTTCAGGTCGAGGATATTGCCCAACGTTACATCAAAGCCAAACGCGTCATCTTCAGCTGGACGATGGGTATCACGCATCATGCGCACGGTGTGAATAACGTTCAGGCGATTGCCGGTCTGGCCGCGATGCGCGGAATGGTCGGAAAACCTGGTTGCGGCCTGATGCCCATTCGCGGGCATTCCAACGTGCAAGGGATTGGCTCGGTCGGTGTTACTCCCACGCTCAAGCAAGCCATCTTCGATGGTCTCGAAAAGGAATACGGCGTTCAGCTCCCCACCACGCCAGGGCTCGATACGCTCGGATGCATGGAGGATGCTCACGCCGGCAAACTGAAGATGGGCCTCTGCCTGGGTGGCAACCTTTACGGCAGCAATCCCGATCTGGCATTTGCCGCGGAGTCGATCCAACGCCTTGAAACGATGGTCTACCTCAGCACGACGCTCAACACCGGTCACGCGCATGGCCTGGCCAAGGAAACGATCATTCTGCCGGTGTTGGCCCGTGACGAAGAGCCTTACCCATCGACGCAGGAATCGATGTTCAACTACGTTCGCATGTCGGAAGGAGGACCACGACGCTTGGAAGGCCCGCGGGGTGAGGTCGATGTGATTGCTTCGATCGGCGAAGGGGTTCTCGAGAATCGCACGCCGATCGATTGGAAGTCGATGCAAGATACGAACAAAATTCGTGCCGCCCTGGCCAAGGTCGTGCCTGGCTTTGAAAAGATCGCCGACATCGACAAAACCAAAAAGGAATTCCAGATCGACGGGCGAACCTTCCACACACCCCAGTTCCCCACGCCTAGCGGACGCTTGATTCTGCACCATCACGAGATCCCCGAACTGAAAGGGACCGGAGAAAACGAACTTCGGTTGATGACCGTGCGGAGTGAGGGACAGTTCAACACGGTGGTGTACGAGGAATATGATGTTTACCGTGGCATCGACCGCCGCGACGTCATCGTGCTTCATCCCGACGACTGCAAGCGTCTCGGCGTAACAGCCGGGCAAAAGGTAACGATCCAGTCAAGCATTGGCCAGATTGATGGTTTCGTCGTCCACGAGTTTACCGATATCAAGCCTGGAAACGCCCTGATGTATTACCCCGAGGCCAACACCCTTGTTTCCCGCACGGCAGATCCCCAGTCGAAGACACCAGCGTTCAAGGGAGTCGTCGTCACGGTGCGTCCCACCTAGTCTGGCGCTAGTTTGAAACCTTCCCCGTTGATTTGCTTTTACCCCGCATTCGCCCATCGCTAGAATGGTGGGTGCGCGGCATCCTCTTTTTAAATATCTTCCGAATGAATTGGAAAAAGGACGATCTGCTCTGCTTTCATCTGGGCGTGGCGATGCGAAAAATTTCGCGAATTTACGCCGAAGGTTTGGCAGCGTACGAAGTCACCCCAGCCCAGTTGTTTATGCTTTCTTGCCTGGCTTGTCGTAACGGACAAAAGCCAAGCGAATTGGCCGAAGAGGTCCAATTGGATGCCAGCAGCATGACCGGCCTGCTTGATCGCACCGAGAAAGCGAAGCTTATTCGCCGCATGCGCGATCCAGCCGATCGACGCGCTCTCCGGATCTACCTGACGCCACAGGGGAAAGAAACCGTGGAGCAACTCAAGCCCGTCATCATGAAGTTACAGGAAAAAGTTCACGAGGACTTCTTCGGCGGTTACAGCGACGAGCAAGTTGCGTGTTTCTTGGAAATACTCCGGAGTGCAGGCTCTTCCCTAGATCGTCCCAGCTAGTCCCAATCCCAGGAGAGACATCATGTCCATGATTGAGCGTCTACAACATCAACTTGAATCGGCCCGCGGCTTTACGACACGAATCCTGGCCGACTTTCAGAAAACTGAAGACTGGGTGGCGCAGATCTGCAATCAAAGCAACCATGCCCTATGGTTTATTGGTCATATGGCCACGACCGATAACTTCTTTATCTCGCTTTTGGCCCCCGAGAAGGCCGTGGCGAAAGAGCACTACCAAGAGATGTTCGGTCTCGGCTCGACACCCTCACCCAAACTGGAAGATTATCCCCCGGTTGAAGAAGTGCGCGGCTACATGGACGAGCGCCGCAAAGTGCTTCTCGAGATTCTCGCATCGCTCAGTGACGACGACCTGGCTAAGAAAACGCCGGATGGCACCCCTGACTTCCTGGCTGACTATGGCCAGGTATTCGAGACCGCTATCTGGCACGAAGGTTTACATAGCGGTCAGCTAACCATGGTCCGCCGCTCGCTGGGGCATCAACCGGCCATGACGCCGCCACCGAGCACGCCGGGGGTTTAACTAACCGCCGTCACCATCAACTTTTCGGCCGCTTCCAACCCCAATGCCGTGATGCGGCCTTCGATTTCGATGGTGACGATCCCCGCTTCGGCTCGACTGGTAAGCAACTTGGCTTCGCAGCCTGGCTGCAGCGATTCTTCGCTCAGGTAGCGTAAGAACTCCGAGCTCTGATCCATCACGCGCACCAGCCGAAACGACTTGCCAGGCTCCCACTGGGTGAGCTTGACGCCTTGCTCGGTGCGAATCTTGCCATCCGCCGTAGGAATAGGGTCACCGTGAGGATCGGACGAAGGGTACCCCAGAAACTGATCGATGCGGTCGACCAGAAAATCGCTGACGGCATGTTCCATATTCTCGGCCTCTTCGTGGACTTCGTCCCAGGCAAGGTCGAGCGTGTGAACTAAGAACAGTTCAATCAATCGGTGGCGACGCAGCACACGTAGCGCCAGCTTGCGGCCACTCTCGGTTAGGCGAACCCCTTCGTACTTGGTGTACGATGCCAGACCGGTCTCGCTGAGGGTTTTCAGCATGCTGGTGACGGTGCCGGGCGAAACTTGCAGGGCGATCGCAATTTCACCGGTCGAGGCCGCCTTTTCCGGTGTCTGAAGCGCGATCTGATAGATCGCTTTGACATAGTTTTCAATCGTCAGGCTGGGCATGAGGGTCGGCTCCGGAGGTATCAAGGCACCGGAATTTTAGACGGTTCACACCAAGGCGACAATCTGTGGAATCCCGCGCCGCGGCCTTAGTCGATCAACCCGCGCGATTGCAGCAGTTCGTAGATCTTGTCGACGCACTCGTCTACGCTTAGCTCGTGCGTGGGAAGTACCAGGTCGGCACTCTCAGGGACTTCATATTCGTAGCTGACCCCCGGGAAGTTGGCGATCTCGCCGCTGTCGGCTTTGGCGTACATGCCGGAGTCTTCTCGCTGACGGCAAACTTCGATCGGAGCCGAAAGGTAAACGGTCAGGAATCGATCGGTACCAACCACTTCGCTGGCTCGCTGGCGAACTTCGGCGTTTGGTGCCAGGAAGGCCGCGATGCAGAGCATGCCCGAATCGTTCAGCATTCGGGCAATCTCGCTGCCGCGACGCAGATTCTCGCTGCGCTGCTCGGCCGTGTACCCCAGATCCTTACTGATACCGCGGCGCAGGTTTTGCCCGTCGAGCACGACGCTCGTCTTGCCTTCGTCGAACAGACGACGCTCCAGAGCGTAAGCGATCGTCGTCTTGCCGGCACCGGTCAAACCGGTCAGCAGCACGGTCGCCGGCTTCTGACCGAAGCGGGCCGCTCGCTCGTCGGCGGAAACGTTCCCCTTGGTGCTCTGCAAGGTCTCGTCCCCTTCGACGTCCCACAGCTCGTCGGTGTCGCTGGCATCGCGATCGATGATCATACCGGCACCCACGGTACGATTGGACATGTAGTCGATCAGAATGAACGCCCCGGTCGTCTTGTTTTTCGCGTACGGATCGAAGCAAACCGGTTGATTCAGTTTGATGCTGCAGCGGCCGATTTCGTTGAGCTTGAGGGCCGGCGTGTCTTCGCGATGGAGTGTATTCACGTCGACGTTGTAGCGAATCCGCGAAACGGTCCCATTCATCATCTTGGTGGTGTGTTTAACGAAGTACTGCTTGCCAGGCACCAGCGGTTCTTCGGACATCCAAACCACCATCGCGTCGAACTTGCTGTCGACTTTCGGACGGTTCCCAGGACGTACGATGACGTCACCACGACTGCAGTCGATTTCATCCTCGAAAGTCAGTGTGACCGACATCGGCGGATAGGCTTCTTCGACGTCGCCATCCATCGTGACGATGCGTTTCACCTTGCTGGTCTTCTTGGACGGAAGGACCATGACTTCTTCGCCGGGGCGAATCGTGCCTGAGGCGACGGTGCCGCAGAAACCACGGAAGTTCAGGTCGGGCCGGTTGACCAGTTGCACCGGGAAGCGGAAGTCTTGCAGGTTGCGGTCGGAACCGATGTACAGGTTCTCGAGCATGTGCATCAGCGTGGCACCTTCGTACCATGGCATCTTCGCACTCTTCTCGACCAGGTTGTCCCCTTTGAGGGCCGAGAGTGGAATGAAGTGAACGTCGTCGGCCGACATCTTCGCGGCAAAGTCGATGTAATCTTGCTTGATCTTCTCGAACACTTCCTGGCTGTAGTCGACCAGGTCCATCTTGTTGATGGCGACCACAATGTGGCGAATCCCCAGCAGCGACGTGATGAAGCTATGCCGCTTGGTTTGGGTCAGTACTCCTTGGCGAGCATCAATCAGAATGATGGCCAAGTCGGCGGTCGAAGCGCCAGTAGCCATGTTGCGGGTATATTGCTCGTGCCCTGGAGTATCGGCAACGATGAACTTTCGCTTGGCGGTCGAGAAGTAACGATAGGCCACGTCGATCGTGATGCCCTGCTCGCGTTCCTCTTTCAGACCATCGGTCAACAAGGCCGGGTCGATCTCGCCGCCGACCGTACCGTGCGTGGCCGATTCCTTTTCGATCGCCGCCAACTGATCTTCGTACGCCGCTTTCGATTCGATTAAAAGCTTGCCTAGCAGCGTGCTCTTCCCGTCGTCGACGCTGCCGCACGTCAAAAACCGCAGCAGTTCCTTCTTCTCGTGTTGAGCGAGATAAGCGTGAATGTCGGTCGCGATCAGGTCAGATTTGTGAGACATGAGTCTAGTTTTCAGTGTTCAGTGTTCGGTTTTCAGTAGGATTTGCGGTCCAGCCTTCACAACGATTCAGTCTTCTTCTCTTTGCTGAAAACTGAAAACTGAAAACTGAACACTCGCCTCGAGCGTTAGAAGTAACCCTCTTCCTTCTTTTTCTGCATCGAGGCGCCCTGATCTTTGTCGATTGCGCGTCCTTGGCGTTCGGACGTCGTGGTCAGAAGCATTTCCTGAATGATTTCGGGAAGCGTGTCGGCCTCCGATTCCACGGCACCGGTCAGCGGATAGCAGCCGAGCGTGCGGAACCGAACCATTTTCTCTTCCACCTTTTCGCCTGGCTGAAGGTTGATGCGGTCGTCGTCAACCATGATCCACATATCGTTTCGCCAAACGACGGGGCGTTTGGCCGAGTAGTACAACGGCACGATCGGAATCTTTTCCAAGTGGATGTACTGCCAGACGTCGAGTTCCGTCCAGTTGGAAAGAGGAAACACGCGAATGCTTTCCCCTTTGTTCACCTTGGTGTTGTACAGGTTCCACAACTCGGGACGCTGATTTTTTGGGTCCCAGCGGTGGTTCTTATCACGGAACGAGAAAACTCGTTCCTTGGCTCGCGACTTCTCTTCATCGCGGCGAGCACCACCGAATGCAGCGTCAAACTTGTACTTGTCGAGTGCCTGCTTCAGCGAGACCGTCTTCATCAAGTCGGTGTGACGGACACTGTCCTCGAACGGATCGATGCCGACTTTCTTGCCTTCTTCGTTGATGTGCACGATCAAATCGAGTCCCAGTTCCTTGCGAGCGTAATCCTCGCGGAACTGAATCATTTCCTTGAACTTCCACGTCGTATCGACATGCATCAAGGGAAACGGTGGCTTTGCCGGGTAGAAGGCCTTCAACGCCAGCTGAACCATGACGGAAGAATCTTTTCCGACGGAATACAACATCACCGGGTTCTCAAACTCGACCGCGACCTCGCGGATGATGTGGATGCTCTCTGCTTCCAGCTGTTTGAGATGCGTAATCTGATAACCGGACATCAATCAATCGCTGTGGGTTGAAGTTAGGTAGCTTGGCCATTTTGCGTGGGGCCAACTAACGCTGGGGGCGGTTTCTCTCTACTGCCTGGGGAAGCCAGGAGAGAATCGTCTGATTATACGGGTCGTAACTCATATCAACAACGACACTAATCGGCCGTAAGTTGAACGGGCTTAAGGCTCTTTGCGGCCTTTCGGCCAAACTTTCACGATCACGCTGGGGTGATCATTGCCGGGCGTCTCGTATTCGTGGGCGTTGCGGATCTCAACTCCCTTAGTCACACCATGATGACGGGCTTCTTTCACTTCTTCGAGCCAACGGCCACCCTTGATCGTCAACAGTCGGCCAGCAGCCAGCCAATGCCCATCCAACCACGTCAGCAGTTTCTTCATCGGCGCAACGGCGCGACACACGACGGCGTCGAAGCTGAGGTCTTCCAGGATCTCTTCCGCTCGATTGTGGTAAACGGGAACCTCCAGGTCGAGCTGTTCAACGATGGCTTGCATCGCGTGAGCCTTCTTGCCCACCGAATCACACAGCGTGACACGAACGTCAGGACGAAGGATCGCGATCACAATGCCAGGCACTCCCCCGCCACTTCCCATGTCGAGGATTTCTTCATTCGGCTTCAACTGCCCTGCCAATGCCAGGCTGTCGATCAGATCACGGGCGACGAACTTGTCGTAGTCGGTATGCCGCGTGAGATTCAGCGACTTGTTGATCTCCCAAAGCGCGTCGATGTACCGCTGAAGTTGGTCGCGGATTTCAGCGGGCAGCGGGGCCCCATACTTCTGCAGGG
This genomic interval carries:
- a CDS encoding tetratricopeptide repeat protein, with translation MSSRKQKRKQSPAASKTIPRSVLLAGGSLIFILLAVSLVTADWYYAMPSDTKLTYVGRNSCIECHQSEHAKWEGSYHDLAMDLATEETVLADFDGQEIEHYGITSKMFRRDGKYMINTEGPDGELKDFEIKYVFGVSPLQQYMVEIEPPTPGSEEGSIGRVQVLRVSWDTEKKQWFYLSPPDVHEKLEVDDPLHWTGRTQNWNHYCADCHSTNLKKNHDLATDTFHTTFSEIDVSCETCHGPGSAHVKLAKSTSLFWDRNLGYGLKKLKGDTTEAQLNQVETCGTCHSRRQVICPDYQRGDNYYDQYSNELISEHTYYCDGQIMDEDYVYGSFLQSKMFHKGIRCTDCHDPHSTKIKFEGNLLCTSCHQHPAGKYDTPAHHFHKTGSTGASCVECHMPETTYMEVDPRRDHSIRIPRPDLSVNLGTPNACTKCHLDKAELPTEEHPEAKRYDQWMALARGGDEKVREALAKVDKWALDAVDQWYRESSKIPKGEHFAYKLSKAWDNHPNAGKDLIELVRDTQQPGIVRASGMMYLANYLNEDGVRTALRYLSDDDPQVRIAAIETLRDLPAVAPDVQGQVLDALLTRLTDEDRAVRTEAAWSLANQDAEALRLRGKSEAFQKALNEAIVQLERDSDQPSAHLSLGVLYERMGDVAKAEKAYRTAIRIGPNFTGPRSNLISLLQQRQDMEEQRMRQLVVQGNRPAAEEMTTDLAKRAVEIARFRLEELDNLKRDVSQQPDFAPLQYQFGSALYLAARNTTPDSAAPFYDEAFDAYEKAKELEPNSVQYAYMFALISQYLERWDEADQAIADLLELDPNNPDFRGLKQQIDARYSPRQAQQRQ
- a CDS encoding DinB family protein, which encodes MTEPAPFQRYLDLAPEQNCEIALQIQHEQELPKFQLVSEDQACIVHPPYQWTIKEVVGHLSDTERVFAYRALRFARGDATPLPGFDQDAYMLTANFNDRPYEELVQELNLVRQATVELFRTLPEEAFEREGTASGYQWTVRNLGRCCVGHVRHHLEIVQRRVSSA
- a CDS encoding glucose 1-dehydrogenase, translating into MKAIAVNPGTPNSVHLRDIPEPSLDQFPNGKGVLVKVLKVGVDATDKEINEALYGNAPPGDEFMVIGHESFGIVEAVGENVTRFKPGDYVTATVRRPGGSIYDKIGTYDMTSEETYYERGINLLHGYLTEKFVDEEDYIIRVPQGLTHLHVLMEPMSCAAKAVHQAYEVQRRMKVWSPKVAWVMGAGQIGLLTTLCLRLRGLQVSTIARSPGPHLKQEITEGMEANYVSTKTTDLDELVKQTGRPDVIVDATGSSIIAFESMKYLGLNGVLVFTSVTGDSDKHELPTSKINLEWVLGNKLLLGSVNANRDHFEMGIKDLALGEMMYPGVVEKILTNPVNGLDNYAEMMRLLVEDNSALKVYVNVASE
- a CDS encoding FdhF/YdeP family oxidoreductase, translating into MKKPTSGGGWQAIRYTFQKAREAGGYWKFWKAMRSKNACKTCALGMGGQKGGMVNEQGSFPEVCKKSMQAMAADMQGGIPEDFWKNYSIPQLKKFTPYQMEHAGRLTQPMLWEEGQQNYRPISWEDALGRVINKLKSLAADETFWYFSGRSSMEAGFLLQLFARLYGTNNVNNCSYYCHQASGVGLASTVGSGTATIVLEDVEHADLVFLIGGNPASNHPRLMSTLKQVRRRGGEVIVINPVIETGLVNFRVPSDPISLLFGTKIATLYVQPDIGGDLALLYGIAKRVLELGGQDQEFLDNHCENTAEWIDFLQQLPWEEIEAKSGVGKLQVEDIAQRYIKAKRVIFSWTMGITHHAHGVNNVQAIAGLAAMRGMVGKPGCGLMPIRGHSNVQGIGSVGVTPTLKQAIFDGLEKEYGVQLPTTPGLDTLGCMEDAHAGKLKMGLCLGGNLYGSNPDLAFAAESIQRLETMVYLSTTLNTGHAHGLAKETIILPVLARDEEPYPSTQESMFNYVRMSEGGPRRLEGPRGEVDVIASIGEGVLENRTPIDWKSMQDTNKIRAALAKVVPGFEKIADIDKTKKEFQIDGRTFHTPQFPTPSGRLILHHHEIPELKGTGENELRLMTVRSEGQFNTVVYEEYDVYRGIDRRDVIVLHPDDCKRLGVTAGQKVTIQSSIGQIDGFVVHEFTDIKPGNALMYYPEANTLVSRTADPQSKTPAFKGVVVTVRPT
- a CDS encoding MarR family winged helix-turn-helix transcriptional regulator, producing MNWKKDDLLCFHLGVAMRKISRIYAEGLAAYEVTPAQLFMLSCLACRNGQKPSELAEEVQLDASSMTGLLDRTEKAKLIRRMRDPADRRALRIYLTPQGKETVEQLKPVIMKLQEKVHEDFFGGYSDEQVACFLEILRSAGSSLDRPS
- a CDS encoding DinB family protein, with amino-acid sequence MSMIERLQHQLESARGFTTRILADFQKTEDWVAQICNQSNHALWFIGHMATTDNFFISLLAPEKAVAKEHYQEMFGLGSTPSPKLEDYPPVEEVRGYMDERRKVLLEILASLSDDDLAKKTPDGTPDFLADYGQVFETAIWHEGLHSGQLTMVRRSLGHQPAMTPPPSTPGV
- a CDS encoding metal-dependent transcriptional regulator, which translates into the protein MPSLTIENYVKAIYQIALQTPEKAASTGEIAIALQVSPGTVTSMLKTLSETGLASYTKYEGVRLTESGRKLALRVLRRHRLIELFLVHTLDLAWDEVHEEAENMEHAVSDFLVDRIDQFLGYPSSDPHGDPIPTADGKIRTEQGVKLTQWEPGKSFRLVRVMDQSSEFLRYLSEESLQPGCEAKLLTSRAEAGIVTIEIEGRITALGLEAAEKLMVTAVS
- the cysN gene encoding sulfate adenylyltransferase subunit CysN, with protein sequence MSHKSDLIATDIHAYLAQHEKKELLRFLTCGSVDDGKSTLLGKLLIESKAAYEDQLAAIEKESATHGTVGGEIDPALLTDGLKEEREQGITIDVAYRYFSTAKRKFIVADTPGHEQYTRNMATGASTADLAIILIDARQGVLTQTKRHSFITSLLGIRHIVVAINKMDLVDYSQEVFEKIKQDYIDFAAKMSADDVHFIPLSALKGDNLVEKSAKMPWYEGATLMHMLENLYIGSDRNLQDFRFPVQLVNRPDLNFRGFCGTVASGTIRPGEEVMVLPSKKTSKVKRIVTMDGDVEEAYPPMSVTLTFEDEIDCSRGDVIVRPGNRPKVDSKFDAMVVWMSEEPLVPGKQYFVKHTTKMMNGTVSRIRYNVDVNTLHREDTPALKLNEIGRCSIKLNQPVCFDPYAKNKTTGAFILIDYMSNRTVGAGMIIDRDASDTDELWDVEGDETLQSTKGNVSADERAARFGQKPATVLLTGLTGAGKTTIAYALERRLFDEGKTSVVLDGQNLRRGISKDLGYTAEQRSENLRRGSEIARMLNDSGMLCIAAFLAPNAEVRQRASEVVGTDRFLTVYLSAPIEVCRQREDSGMYAKADSGEIANFPGVSYEYEVPESADLVLPTHELSVDECVDKIYELLQSRGLID
- the cysD gene encoding sulfate adenylyltransferase subunit CysD; protein product: MSGYQITHLKQLEAESIHIIREVAVEFENPVMLYSVGKDSSVMVQLALKAFYPAKPPFPLMHVDTTWKFKEMIQFREDYARKELGLDLIVHINEEGKKVGIDPFEDSVRHTDLMKTVSLKQALDKYKFDAAFGGARRDEEKSRAKERVFSFRDKNHRWDPKNQRPELWNLYNTKVNKGESIRVFPLSNWTELDVWQYIHLEKIPIVPLYYSAKRPVVWRNDMWIMVDDDRINLQPGEKVEEKMVRFRTLGCYPLTGAVESEADTLPEIIQEMLLTTTSERQGRAIDKDQGASMQKKKEEGYF
- the rsmG gene encoding 16S rRNA (guanine(527)-N(7))-methyltransferase RsmG; the encoded protein is MSEDGSPSATLEDALQKYGAPLPAEIRDQLQRYIDALWEINKSLNLTRHTDYDKFVARDLIDSLALAGQLKPNEEILDMGSGGGVPGIVIAILRPDVRVTLCDSVGKKAHAMQAIVEQLDLEVPVYHNRAEEILEDLSFDAVVCRAVAPMKKLLTWLDGHWLAAGRLLTIKGGRWLEEVKEARHHGVTKGVEIRNAHEYETPGNDHPSVIVKVWPKGRKEP